In Vigna unguiculata cultivar IT97K-499-35 chromosome 3, ASM411807v1, whole genome shotgun sequence, a single genomic region encodes these proteins:
- the LOC114175593 gene encoding 14 kDa proline-rich protein DC2.15-like, whose translation MASKVALVLCLNILFFSVVSCTYVPCNPPPKAPKHPPYTPVPKPPSTNYGTCPADTLKFGVCADVLGLIGVQLGKPPKTPCCELIHGLADLEAAVCLCTALKANILGINLNVPVKLNLLLNYCGKKTPKGFLCN comes from the coding sequence ATGGCTTCAAAGGTTGCTCTTGTGTTGTGTCTGAACATCTTGTTTTTCAGTGTGGTAAGCTGCACATACGTGCCATGCAACCCACCACCGAAAGCTCCGAAACACCCACCATACACACCTGTGCCAAAGCCACCTTCCACAAACTATGGGACTTGCCCTGCAGACACCCTTAAGTTTGGTGTGTGCGCTGATGTGTTGGGTTTGATCGGCGTGCAGCTTGGGAAGCCACCAAAGACGCCGTGCTGCGAACTCATCCACGGCCTCGCCGATCTTGAAGCCGCCGTCTGTCTCTGCACCGCTCTCAAAGCTAACATCTTGGGCATCAACCTCAATGTTCCCGTCAAGTTGAACTTGCTCCTCAACTACTGCGGAAAGAAAACTCCTAAGGGTTTCCTCTGCAATTAA